The genomic interval TTCTCGACCAAATGGACCAACTGAATAAGCCTTTGTCAAGTTTTTGACCTCAAGCATTTGCTTTCACCTTCCAACAATATGCAACATGATGCTCTTCGACTTTAACCAAAGGTGGTTCCTCATCACATTCATGACCACGGAGCGGACATCTGTCTTTGAATCTACAACCTGTGGGTGGATTTAAAAGTTGAGGTGGTTGACCTGGGATGCCTTTTAATAATCTTTCGGTATAGCGAATACCTACTTCCGGTAGTGAATTCAGCAACATCTTTGTGTACGGATGGACTGGGTTTTCAATTAATCGTCTTGTAGTGCCAATTTCAGCGATTTTACCTGCGTACATAATCATTATCCGATCTGCTATTTGATAGAGCACTGACAGATCATGTGTAACAAAAATGAGCGATTTAACTATTCCAGCATCTTTAAAATCTTTAATCATTAAACAAACAGCCTTCTGAGAAGAAACATCAAGAGCAGAAGTTATTTCATCGGCTATAAGCAATGAAGGATTGAGTAGTGTACTAATAACCATCACCATTCTCTGCTTCATACCACCTGAAAGTTCTATAGGATACATATTTAAAACTCTTTCTGGAAGGTTGACCATCTTGAGTCTTTCCATCAACTCATTTATGACAGATTCAGGCTCTATTCCTTTACTTAAAAGTACCTCTCGTATGTATTTTCCAATTTTCCGTGTTGGGTTAAGTGCATCCATCGCATATTGTGGTATGATAGAAACTTTCGTAAATCTAAAGTTTCTCATCTTCTCGTAATCTTCTATAGGTAATTTTTGTTTATCAAGGTAAACATCTCCACCCATGTAATACATTGGAGGTTTGAGAAGCACTATGCCGTTACCAAGTGTCGATTTTCCACAACCTGATTCACCAGCTAAGCCGAGTAGTTCTCCATCTTCAACGGTAAAAGATACATCATCAACAGCCTTGACATACCCTCTTAACGTTTTGTAGTAAAGTTTCAAATTCTTCACTTCGAGCATTTTATCATTCAGCTCCTTATTCACATTTCTCTTAATCTTGGATTAAACACTTCATCAAGCCCTGTGTTCATAAAATACAAAGCACCTACTATGAGCGTAATAACTAATCCTGGAGGAATCGCCCACCACCACATTCCAAGTTGTATGGCATTCCAAAGTACCGCGTTTTGCATCATCAAGCCAATCGATATACCCTTAGTCGGACCAAGACCAATGAAATCAAGACCAACTGCAGCAAGAATTGCACCACCAAACTGAAGAATAAAAACCATGAACACGTACGAAAACATATTTGGCATAATTTCATACAATATTATTTTAAGGTGGCTTCTACCTGTTATTCGAGCAAGATTCACAAATTCTCGAACCCTAAGTGAAAGTGTTTGGGCTCTAACTGCACGAGCAGTCCATGGCCAAGCCGTGAATCCTATTATGATACTCTCTACTAAAATACCTCTGTAAGGTAAGTAAGCGGCTATAATTATTAACAATGCTAAGGTTGGTATTACTAAAAGGATGTTCGTTATCATCATAAGTAGTTCATCGATCCATCCACCTTCATAACCAGCAAAAAAACCTATAATCAAACCTATTAAAGTGGCCAATCCTCCACCTATTAATCCTACAAGAAAAGATGAGCGTACTCCGTACACCAATTGTGTAAAAACATCTTGTCCAAATGTGGTTGTTCCAAGCCAAAATTCCTTGCTCGGTGGTTGATAACCTCCGCCAACATATTCAAGTGGATCTTTGTACTTGGAAATAAGTGGTCCAAAAAGTCCAAGAAAAACAAAAAACAAGACTATGGAAAGACCTATTCTGAGTTTTTTATTTCTAAACGCAAAGAACAACATTTCATTCATCATATCTCACCACCGTATGAATATCTTACACGAGGATCTAAAAGCATGTAAACCAAGTCAACAGTGAAGTTAGCAACAAGAACTCCGATAATTATGAATATAAAACATCCTTGTATCAAAAAATAATCTTGATTCAATATCGCCTGTGTAAGTACATAACCAATTCCAGGGTACGAAAAAACAACTTCTGTCGTTACTTGACCAGCGATTATTGTTCCAAGCTGTAATGCTAAACCTGTCACCTGCGGAAGAATTGCATTTCTAAACGCATACTTTCGAATAAGTTTCTGTTTAACGCCCAGTGCTTCAAGATATCTTGAATAATTACTTTCAAGTTCGTATATTACCATATTTCTCATTCCTATTGCCCAACCACCCAGCTGAACTATAAAGAGTGACAAGAATGGCAAAATCCAATGTTTCAGATAATCGGATATGAATAACCACGACCAATGAGGTCTTAGGGAAAAGCTATACGCACCGGCAATCGGAAATATCCTCAATACAACTCCAAAATAGTAAGCAAGTAGTATACCAAGCCATAGATAAGGTGCACCTGTTATAAAATACATTGTTGGTAATATTATTGAATCAAGTCTTTTTCTTCTTGCAGCGATCGCACCAAGATTAT from Fervidobacterium sp. carries:
- a CDS encoding ABC transporter ATP-binding protein — translated: MLEVKNLKLYYKTLRGYVKAVDDVSFTVEDGELLGLAGESGCGKSTLGNGIVLLKPPMYYMGGDVYLDKQKLPIEDYEKMRNFRFTKVSIIPQYAMDALNPTRKIGKYIREVLLSKGIEPESVINELMERLKMVNLPERVLNMYPIELSGGMKQRMVMVISTLLNPSLLIADEITSALDVSSQKAVCLMIKDFKDAGIVKSLIFVTHDLSVLYQIADRIMIMYAGKIAEIGTTRRLIENPVHPYTKMLLNSLPEVGIRYTERLLKGIPGQPPQLLNPPTGCRFKDRCPLRGHECDEEPPLVKVEEHHVAYCWKVKANA
- a CDS encoding ABC transporter permease → MNEMLFFAFRNKKLRIGLSIVLFFVFLGLFGPLISKYKDPLEYVGGGYQPPSKEFWLGTTTFGQDVFTQLVYGVRSSFLVGLIGGGLATLIGLIIGFFAGYEGGWIDELLMMITNILLVIPTLALLIIIAAYLPYRGILVESIIIGFTAWPWTARAVRAQTLSLRVREFVNLARITGRSHLKIILYEIMPNMFSYVFMVFILQFGGAILAAVGLDFIGLGPTKGISIGLMMQNAVLWNAIQLGMWWWAIPPGLVITLIVGALYFMNTGLDEVFNPRLREM
- a CDS encoding ABC transporter permease; its protein translation is MKKYLRMKILVYVLTFIFAVTIDWLIPRLMPGNPILVLVSRFSGLPESAKVIYSYLTKAFGLDEPMWKQYLNFWIAFLRGDLGISIYLYPKPVLDVLKSALPFSLGLLLPSIIASWIVGNNLGAIAARRKRLDSIILPTMYFITGAPYLWLGILLAYYFGVVLRIFPIAGAYSFSLRPHWSWLFISDYLKHWILPFLSLFIVQLGGWAIGMRNMVIYELESNYSRYLEALGVKQKLIRKYAFRNAILPQVTGLALQLGTIIAGQVTTEVVFSYPGIGYVLTQAILNQDYFLIQGCFIFIIIGVLVANFTVDLVYMLLDPRVRYSYGGEI